CTGGTGGCCGCCCGCGTGGGCACCACCAGGCTCATCGACAACCTGGCCGTGGGGGGAGCGTGATGCGCCGGCGCATGCTGAAGTCCAAGGTCCACCGGGCGGTGGTCACCGGGGCCGACGTCAACTACGTGGGTTCGATCTCGCTCGACCCGGCCCTCATGGACAAGGCCGACATCCGCGAGTGGGAGCAGGTGGCCGTGCTCGACGTCGACAACGGTGCCCGCCTGGAGACCTACGCCATCATGGGCGAACCGGGCGACGTTCGCGTGAATGGCGCCGCCGCCCGCCTCGTCGACCCC
This Actinomycetota bacterium DNA region includes the following protein-coding sequences:
- the panD gene encoding aspartate 1-decarboxylase; translation: MRRRMLKSKVHRAVVTGADVNYVGSISLDPALMDKADIREWEQVAVLDVDNGARLETYAIMGEPGDVRVNGAAARLVDPGHRIIILTYADYDEHELEGHTPTIVTLGG